Proteins from a genomic interval of Cucumis melo cultivar AY chromosome 7, USDA_Cmelo_AY_1.0, whole genome shotgun sequence:
- the LOC103494435 gene encoding uncharacterized protein LOC103494435: protein MERKAALVVKFVVAFLGIVMIATGFAAEATRTKGKQVTRVAPDVCKYPRSPAMGLGFTAALSLLFAQITIKASTGCVCCIRGPRPPKWRTAVICFTVSWITYVIAFLLFLTGAALNNGRDQQRNYLGNYECYVLKPGVFSFATIVGVASLTLGMSYFLILNSAKNDPSTVWGHPSVPPQPNIAMAQPQFPNPPPPPPPQRTTDPVFVHEDTYMRRQFT, encoded by the exons ATGGAGAGGAAGGCGGCTCTGGTGGTGAAATTTGTGGTTGCTTTTTTAGGGATTGTGATGATCGCCACTGGCTTCGCCGCTGAAGCCACAAGAACTAAG GGGAAACAAGTCACTAGAGTTGCTCCTGATGTGTGCAAATATCCCCGAAGTCCTGCGATGGGCCTTGGTTTTACAGCCGCTCTATCGCTTTTGTTTGCTCAAATAACGATAAAGGCTTCGACGGGATGCGTTTGCTGCATTAGAGGTCCTCGGCCTCCTAAATGGAGAACAGCTGTGATCTGCTTTACCGTTTCGTG GATTACATATGTGATAGCATTCCTCCTGTTCCTCACCGGTGCTGCACTGAACAACGGACGGGACCAACAACGCAACTACCTCGGTAACTACGAGTGCTATGTTCTAAAACCTGGAGTTTTTTCTTTCGCCACCATCGTAGGTGTTGCAAGTTTAACTCTGGGAATGTCCTACTTCCTCATATTGAACTCTGCAAAGAATGACCCTTCTACTGTGTGGGGCCATCCTTCCGTTCCTCCTCAACCAAACATCGCAATGGCACAACCCCAGTTCCCAAACCCTCCTCCACCTCCACCTCCACAGAGAACTACCGACCCTGTATTCGTTCACGAAGACACGTACATGAGACGACAATTCACGTGA
- the LOC103494436 gene encoding B3 domain-containing transcription factor VRN1-like produces the protein MPSKLIKMLGKELSSNVFLTVPNGGVWEVGLEKSNGKIWFNDNWNKFIDYYSIDYGFLLLFKYEGNSSFHVLIFDTTTFEIQYPHHDGMKLGNEVEKSDSVISISSSRDCSDRFDDDDDECRYELHTTKRARTNLGFNLMKSPSVEAQCKSKIKLESCDREFKSKRCKVEDCIAVEDIDVVKNHRRRKLASKTRSSRGWQKAIRRAKKMMIKTKNPSFMLIIEERNIKKRYAYIPSSFGKKYLGREDEIIEIQGSSSKRGRWEIQCKGWWAKRMGVGWSVFCKESNLRVGDVVVFELVKRSKNRVMKFTVFPSVAV, from the exons ATGCCCAGTAAGTTGATTAAGATGCTTGGCAAAGAATTATCTTCTAATGTTTTTCTTACTGTTCCAAACGGTGGTGTTTGGGAAGTGGGATTAGAGAAATCCAATGGCAAAATATGGTTTAATGATAATTGGAACAAGTTTATTGATTATTACTCTATAGATTATGGTTTCTTATTGCTCTTCAAATATGAGGGAAATTCCAGCTTCCATGTTCTTATTTTTGACACAACCACTTTTGAGATTCAATATCCACACCATGATGGAATGAAGCTTGGAAATGAAGTCGAGAAATCTGACTCTGTTATCTCAATCTCTTCCTCTCGTGACTGTTCTGATCGATTCGACGACGACGATGATGAATGCCGATATGAACTGCATACTACGAAGAGAGCTCGTACAAATTTGGGGTTCAATTTGATGAAGTCGCCTAGCGTAGAAGCTCAATGTAAATCCAAAATAAAGTTGGAAAGTTGCGACCGCGAGTTCAAGAGCAAAAGGTGTAAAGTTGAGGACTGTATAGCAGTTGAAGATATTGATGTTGTGAAAAATCATCGAAG AAGAAAGCTGGCTTCAAAAACTCGGTCATCGAGAGGATGGCAGAAGGCGATCCGTCGAGCGAAGAAAATGATGATCAAGACTAAAAATCCATCATTCATGTTGATCATAGAGGAGAGAAACATAAAGAAGCGTTATGCG TACATTCCTTCAAGTTTTGGCAAAAAGTATCTGGGCAGGGAGGATGAAATCATCGAAATTCAAGGAAGTTCTTCGAAGCGGGGAAGATGGGAAATACAGTGCAAAGGTTGGTGGGCGAAGCGAATGGGAGTAGGATGGAGTGTGTTTTGCAAGGAAAGCAATTTGAGAGTTGGAGATGTGGTTGTGTTTGAGCTTGTCAAGAGGAGCAAGAACAGAGTGATGAAATTCACTGTGTTTCCATCAGTTGCAGTTTGA